Genomic segment of Chrysiogenes arsenatis DSM 11915:
CGACGAAGGAGCCTTATACTCCCCGTCAGGTCACCATGTCAAGATTCTAATGCCGTAAAATTATCGCGCAACGCTGTAACTCAACCGACGAAAAACATACTTTTCTTTTTTTTCAATAGTGTGACATCTTGAGCGTACCATGTGTTGATTTGTTTCTTTCTGATTACGTTATCGTACCGGCTCCACAAGATCCTCGTGCTCAATAAACCCGTTAACAGTATGCATCCAGAGGAGCAGACCATGCAAATTCGAGTTGGTTATGAATTAGAATATAGTTGCCCACAACCGACACCGATGATTTTAACGCTCAATGTACACTCCTCACGGGTAGCCGACCTCGTCAGCGTCGATCACATTACGACCGTTCCAGCGGTTCCTCTCGACCAATACCGCGATGGCTTTGGCAATTGGTGCAGCCGCTTGGTCGCCCCAGAGGGCGATATCCGCATATCGACAAGCGCCGTTATCCGTGACTCCGGACTCCCAGACGAAGTCGATATATTCGCTCAACAACATCCAATAGAAGATTTACCCGCCAACACGCTCGTCTATCTCCTTGGGAGTCGCTATTGCGAAACCGACCGCCTTTCAGAGATCGCTTGGCAGCTCTTTCACCATTCTCCCTTTGGATGGGAGCGGGTTCAGGCCATCTGTAATTTTGTGCATACTCACATCCGTTTTGGTTACGAATACTCCAGCCCGACAAAAACAGCATGGGAAGTTTTTAACGACCGCACTGGCGTCTGTCGTGATTTCGCCCACCTCGCCATCGCTTTTTGCCGCTGCATGAATATCCCCGCTCGCTACTGTACCGGCTATCTCAGCGATATCGGCATGACACCACCGTACAGCGTGATGGATTTTGCGGCCTGGATGGAAGTGTATCTCGGAGGACGCTGGCATATCTTTGATCCACGCAATAACGAACGGCGCTGTGGTCGAATCCTGATTGCGCAAGGGCGCGACGCCGCCGACGCCGCCATCAGCAATACATTTGGCGCCAATACCCTGAAACGGTTTATCGTTCACAGGGACGAAATACCAAATTCATAAAAACCTCATGAACACCAACACCTCTCATCCGCTCTTGGCACACGACGAGCCACCAGCCTTTGACATACTACGTGCGAACGGTAGCAGCCCTATCGTAATCGTCTGCGATCATGCTTCCAATCGTGTTCCACGTTGCTTACAGCAGCTCGGGCTTGACCCATCGCAACTCGAAAAACATATTGCGTGGGATGCGGGTACGGCCAATGTCGCTCGGCTCCTTTCAGCGCAACTTGACGCCACGGTGATTTTGTCCAACTATTCGCGCCTTGTGATTGACTGCAACCGGATGCCGGGCAGCAGCGGTTCGATAGTAACCATCAGTGACGGGGTGCCCATTTTGGGCAATCAACACTTGAGCGAGGCCGAACAGCTACGTCGTCAACGTGAGCTGTTTTTCCCGTACCAACAGGCCATTGACGAACTGCTCCAAGTTCGCAATCCGGCCAAAACTCTCCTGGTAGGTTTGCATAGCTTTACTCCGAGTCTAGGTGGTCAGCACCGCCCGTGGAGCATTGGTGTATGCTACGGCAAAGACCGGCGGCTAGCCGACCAACTCCTCACGCTTCTACCGGAGTACATTTCAGGAGAGATAGGCAACAACCAGCCTTACCAGATTGACAGCGACATCGACTTTACCCTACCGCATCACACCAGCAAACGGGGCATACAGCACGTCATGCTGGAAATCCGGCGTGACGAAATCGCTACGGAAGCCCAGACAACCCATTGGGCCGCTTGCCTGGCAAACGCGCTGAATTCAGTAACGTAGCACCCGATACCATCAGTTTCGCAAGAGATCTAACGGGTTAGACCGTAAAACAGAATAGCTGGCCAGAAATCCCGCCCCAATAATAATCACCGTTGCAGCAGGAATCAGCGTAACCCACATGATCCACTGTGGCGACCACGTCAAATCAAAGAGTTTGCCGTACAGCAATGCGGTAAACGCTTCGGCACTCAGTGCCGCTAATATTCCCGAAAAGAACCCCAGAATGCCAAACTCACCAATATTTGTCGCGTACAGGTAGCGTCGTGAAGCGCCAAAGCTTCTGAGGAGTGCATTTTCTTGAAGGCGCGCTGCAGAACTTCCCAAAATACTGGCAAATAAAAGAATTACTCCCGCTGCAAGCACAAAGAGAAAAACCGCTTCAACCACCAGCATCGTCTGACGCAGAAGTGCATCAACCTGTGCCACGATATGATTGACGTCAAAAAGGGTTACGGAAGGAAATGGTCGCAACAGTTCCCGCACCTGATGGCGTTTGGATGGATCAATATAGATGCTGGTCATATACGCCGTGGCAAAAGTATCGAGTGTCCCTGAAGGGAAGATAACGTAGAAGTTTGGTTGAAAACTGTTCCACTCGACACTGCGGATACTGCCGACGATCGCCGGCACAGTCTGATGGCCAATCGTAAATTCCAACGTGTCACCTAACGCGAGGTGCAATCGTTCCGCCACGCCTGACTCTAACGAGACGTGAGGCATCTGAGCATCCATTCGGTCTGTTTCCCATGTTCCTGCGGTAACCAGATTTCCCGCAGGGAGTGTATCACCCCATGTCAGATTCAGTTCACGCCGCAACGTATTATCTTCCTGTGCACTTTCCGGCACAGCCTGGCGGGCAGGCATTCCGTTAATCCCCGTAAGACGTCCCCGCACAACAGGAAAAAGCGTAACCGCATCGATTCCATTCTCACTCAGCACACGCAGAAAAGGTTCTGTTTCGTGGGGCTGAATATTGATGGCAAAGTAGTTTGGCGCATCGTCAGGGATTTGCGCGACCCACGTAGCAAGGAGATCGGTACGCAAGAGCGTGACGATGGCCAGTGCACTAAAGCTGATAGTAAAGGCAATAATCTGAGTCTTTGCGGCTGCCGGATGACGCACCAAACTGCGAAGCCCCGCTTTCAGCAGTGTAGGAATGCGCGTGCTGCTCTTTTTAGCAAGACGTAACAACAACGTAACGATCAGATAGTAGCCAAGGAATAACCCCATGATGGCCAAGAGAAACAGAGCTGCGACAAGCACAGTGGGTGCGGCAAAAAATGTTAACCCACCAATGGCGATGCCCCCGGCCACCAGCAAAAGCAGAAGCGTTGGTTTTGCCAGATATGCCTGCTGTCGCATCAATACGATGGGCGGAATAGTGCGCAACGTGAACAGTGAAGGGAGCGAAAACGCGCCCAGCACACCTATTCCAGCAGCATAACCAATACCAACTGGCCACAGCGATGCGGCGGGGATGATAGAAGGGAGTAATGGCCGCAATGCCGCAATAAAACTCATCTGCAGGCCATATCCAAGCAGAAGCCCAACCGTACTGGCAACTACGCCGATGGTAAGAACCTGAAAAACGGTATGGCGAGTGATTTCAGCGCGGCTCGCGCCAATACAACGAAATAACGCCATACCAAGTGCTTGACTGCGGGTATATTCGTGCGCAGCCAGCGCAATAGCTATACCGGAAAGGAGTACCGTAACAACCGTCGCGAGTGCTAAATAGTGACGGACTCGCGTGAGTGCTGAAGCGATTCCCGGCTGTTCTTCGCTCAACTCCAGTATCCGTTGATGCGGGCCAAGTTGGGCTGTTACCCATGCCTGAAACTCGCTGACCTGCGAGGCATCACCCGAAAAGAGATAACGATACTGAATGCGACTGCCGGGAACCACTAACTCCGCAGCGTGTAGATCGCCCCAGCCGATGATAACCCGTGGGTTGACGGACAAAAACCCGCCAGTAGCCCGATCTGGTTCTTGCTCAATATGGTGAGTAGCCTGCAAAGCGAGTGTTCCGATTTCGACGGAGTCACCAAGTTGCGCGCCAAGCAGAGATAAAACCCCGGGTTCTACCCACAACGTTCCGGCAGGCGGTGGTGTGCTGGCGCGGTGTGGTTCGTCATGCAAAGCCGTGCTGACAAGTACCGCTCCACGATGGGGATAGCCACTGGAAACGGCTTTGAGTGAAACAAGCACCATCTCATCGCGGTAAAACAGCATGGTTGGCAATTCCGCAATTTGGTCAAAGCGCAGGCCCTTTTCATAGGCGGTTTGGACTATTTCCGTGGCAAGCGGTTGTGGCGAGGTGATGGTGATGTCGGCACCGAGCATTGAGAGCGCCTGATACCGCATAGCACTGGAAACGCGATCGCCAAGAAAAAGAACTGTTGAGAGTGCCGTAACGGCGAGAACCAACGCGGCACTTAGAATTTGCAATGCACGACTTTTGCGCTCGCGATAGAGAAAACGGAAGGCGAGCCGGAGTTGTAAGGAGAGATTCATACGACTTCCTGAACGGTTCCGTTATGCATCGCAACATGACGTTGACAACGCTTGGCGAGATCAAGGTCGTGGGTTACCAGCACCAGCGTCGTGGCGTGCTCGCGATTCAACGTAAACAGCAGGTCGGCAATCAAATGACCATTATCATGGTCAAGATTTCCGGTTGGTTCATCGGCAAAAAGAATGGCCGGATGAATAGCAAACGCTCGCGCAATCGCCACCCGTTGCTGTTCACCGCCAGAAAGTTGTTGCGGCGTGTGGTGGAGCCGCTTGGCCAATCCGACGCGCCGCAGCATTTCCGTCGCCTGCTCGTGCGGGTTGCGGTGAGCGGTGAGTTCCAGTGGCAGCAGAACATTCTCCAGCGCCGTGAGGTGTGGCAGCAGATGGAACGATTGAAATATAAAGCCGACCGTGCCGCGCCGAACTGCGGCGCGCGCCTCTTCGTCAAGCTGATCGATGCGCTGAGAATTCAGCCACACTTCGCCAGCAGTTGGGCGGTCGAGTCCAGCGAGGATACTGAGCAAGGTAGTTTTCCCTGAACCTGATATGCCCGTTATGGCGATAGTGTCGCCCTGCTTGATTTCGAGTGTTACTCCAGCTAGGATAGAAAGTGTTTCAGTGCTGCCGGTAAATGTTTTACTCACATTATGACAGGCGATGGCAGCGGAAGTGAGGGAAATATGCGACATGGAATCCTCTTTTTTTGCATGATATTGATGGCATTCTCTCCTGCGCTAGCGGTTGCGACACCAAAACCAATCATCTTGGTGCTTGGTGATAGCTTGAGCGCTGCCTACGGAATACGTCAGGAAGAAGGCTGGGTGAGCTTACTACAGCACAGACTCAGAGAGCAACACTTCCCCCATACAGTTATAAATGCCAGTATAAGTGGCGAAACAACCGCAGGTGGCGTCAGCCGTATTCATGACTTACTGGCTGAACATGCCCCAGCGGTAGTGATTGTCGAGTTGGGCGGTAATGATGGTTTGCGCGGTACGCCGCTTCAGCGCATCCGTCAAAATATCACGACTATCATTCAAGCCTCACAAGAATCTGGAGCAAAAGCCATCCTTGTTGGCATGCAAATCCCTCCCAGTTACGGGATGCGATACACACAGAGTTTTGCGGCGCTCTACCCGGAAGTAGCCAAACGTTTTAATGCATTATTGGTACAGAACTTTCTGGAGTCAGTCGGTGATACTCCGCAACTGATGCAAAGTGATCGCATTCACCCAACAGCCGATGCACAGCCAATTTTGCTTGAAAAAGTATGGCCGTTGCTCTATGAAGCGATACAGTAAGCATTCCCGACAAAATGTGAGTTTCGTTTGAAACCTCGTCGCAGAGAAGCTGATTTGGGAAAGGGTCGCTATGTCACATAAGTTTACCGTCCCCTTTCTGCATTCGATAACCGTTCGCGCAGTTGCCTATCTCTGCGTCTGTGGCTTTACGCTGTTCAGTGCTTCCTTTTTCGTCTACCTCCAGCTTCAAGAAAATATGACCGAAGAGCGGTTAGTTCTTCACGGGAAAAGCTTTCTCGATATGTTGTTAAAAAACACGGAAGACTCTATCAATAAAGGGCAACGCAATACCTTTCAACGCGTTATCGATAGCTTTACGAAAGTGAACGAAATCGAATCGGTTGCCATGTATGGCCGCAATGGCTTGATGAACTACCATTCCAACTATGTAACGGTAGGGAAACCCTTTATTCTGCGTGATGGGGTGCTGGAAAATCCCAATGTTCACCTGTACGAATCCACTCAAGGGCGCTATCAGCGCAATGATTGGTATTTGCGTGATGTTCATCAGACGCCGCAGGCACGCGAGCATATTGCACAACACAACAAAGCCGGGCGCTCTTGCGGCCAATGTCATGTGCTGCGCGATACCGATCTGCGCTTTCGTGAGCACTTTTCCTATCGTATCGAGAAAAATCAGTCCCACTTTTATTATGAGCTGCCAGTCATGTCTGACTGCACCCGTTGTCACCTGAACTGGAAAAATGGCGAAATTGCTTCCTGGATACGGGTAACACTGAATAATGATGTGATTATTGATCAAAAGAATGAAAATATTCTGAGCATTCTGGTGCTTAGTTTTATGGTCTCCTTTCCCGCACTCATCTTGGTTATTCTTATCCTGCATTACGTCATAAAAAAACCCCTGTCGCGGACGCTACAATTCGCCATTGATGTGGCGAATGGCAAAGCACGCAATAAACTGACAGAAGATGGCACCAATGAAATCAGTCGTCTCAACCAGGCGCTAAATCAGATGATGATGAAGATCGACAGCGACTTCACACGGATTATGGAAGCCGAAGAAAAACTGCGCATGATTGCCAACACGGACGGATTAACAGGCATCCCAAATCGACGTCACTTCGATGAAACACTGCAAAAGGAATGTGCCCGCTTGGCACGGCATTATGGTGTACTTTCATTGATTATGATCGACATTGACTACTTTAAAAACTTTAATGATGCCTATGGCCACATTGCGGGCGATACCTGCTTACAGCAAATTGCGCGGATATTACAGGAAAGTGTCCATCGTGCAGGCGATGTCGTGGCGCGATACGGTGGCGAGGAATTTGCGTGCATTCTGCCGGAAACAGATAAAACGGGAGCAATGGCGGTGGCCACCTTTATTCAGCAAAAAATTGCTGCGTTGGCGATTCCGCACCGCCATTCACAGGTTGCTGACGTGATAACGGTCAGCATTGGAATTATCTCTATCCCGTGCCACCCCAATCTGCTGCCAGGGGACATTATTGGTCTTGCGGATAAACAACTCTATCAGGCGAAACATAAAGGGCGAAACTGCATTTCGGCTCACGGGGAACGGTAATTGGTTACTCAGATTCGTTGTCGATGAGTACGATCTGGCGTGGTTCAATCGCAATGATTTTGGCCGAAATATTTTCCAGCCCCCGAATACTTTCTACCGTGCCACTCGTATCAACTTTGGCTTCAAGCGCAAAAGGATTGATGGCACTGACCACGGAATGGCGACCTTCGACCGTGACCTTAATGAAGGGCGGCGAAGGGAGAAATGCCTTCTCGGTGATAACGGGTACTTGGGTCAACGTCCGTTGCAGTGATTTTTCCTTGATGTCAATCGCAACCGTAATCTCCTGTTCCGAAAATGATATCGATGATGGGATCATGATGGAAGTGGAGATAACCGCCGAATCCTTGAGTGTACTGATATCGATCGGGGTTGTTTTGACGACTTTGTAGTTCGCGACTTCGGTCGCGGGAACCGCCAGCGTAATCTCCTGCGGTTTAATCGTAACCCGTTCCAGATCAAACTCTTCACTCAACGTGCCAATCAGGGTGGGAGTAATCGTGGCTAAGACGGCGACAACCTTTTCGATGCGGTACTCAAGGATTGACGGGCGAATGCTTTGTACCTCAAGCCCAAACGGCACGCGCACCATGCTGGGTTCAATGGTAATGTTTTGTTCCTGTGACAGTGGGGCGTTGGCGACCGAAATTTCAACACGACTTTGGCGCAACACGTTGCTGGAAAGGAGGCTGCGCGGACCAGCGAGGCGAACTTCGACAAAATTAGCGGAGCTGATAACCGACTTTTCCGCAGGCACATCAATGAACGTCAGAGGGATGCTGAGGGTTGAAACGCCCTGATCGCTCCCTTTTACCATCGCCCA
This window contains:
- a CDS encoding transglutaminase-like domain-containing protein; the protein is MQIRVGYELEYSCPQPTPMILTLNVHSSRVADLVSVDHITTVPAVPLDQYRDGFGNWCSRLVAPEGDIRISTSAVIRDSGLPDEVDIFAQQHPIEDLPANTLVYLLGSRYCETDRLSEIAWQLFHHSPFGWERVQAICNFVHTHIRFGYEYSSPTKTAWEVFNDRTGVCRDFAHLAIAFCRCMNIPARYCTGYLSDIGMTPPYSVMDFAAWMEVYLGGRWHIFDPRNNERRCGRILIAQGRDAADAAISNTFGANTLKRFIVHRDEIPNS
- a CDS encoding N-formylglutamate amidohydrolase gives rise to the protein MNTNTSHPLLAHDEPPAFDILRANGSSPIVIVCDHASNRVPRCLQQLGLDPSQLEKHIAWDAGTANVARLLSAQLDATVILSNYSRLVIDCNRMPGSSGSIVTISDGVPILGNQHLSEAEQLRRQRELFFPYQQAIDELLQVRNPAKTLLVGLHSFTPSLGGQHRPWSIGVCYGKDRRLADQLLTLLPEYISGEIGNNQPYQIDSDIDFTLPHHTSKRGIQHVMLEIRRDEIATEAQTTHWAACLANALNSVT
- a CDS encoding ABC transporter permease, whose protein sequence is MNLSLQLRLAFRFLYRERKSRALQILSAALVLAVTALSTVLFLGDRVSSAMRYQALSMLGADITITSPQPLATEIVQTAYEKGLRFDQIAELPTMLFYRDEMVLVSLKAVSSGYPHRGAVLVSTALHDEPHRASTPPPAGTLWVEPGVLSLLGAQLGDSVEIGTLALQATHHIEQEPDRATGGFLSVNPRVIIGWGDLHAAELVVPGSRIQYRYLFSGDASQVSEFQAWVTAQLGPHQRILELSEEQPGIASALTRVRHYLALATVVTVLLSGIAIALAAHEYTRSQALGMALFRCIGASRAEITRHTVFQVLTIGVVASTVGLLLGYGLQMSFIAALRPLLPSIIPAASLWPVGIGYAAGIGVLGAFSLPSLFTLRTIPPIVLMRQQAYLAKPTLLLLLVAGGIAIGGLTFFAAPTVLVAALFLLAIMGLFLGYYLIVTLLLRLAKKSSTRIPTLLKAGLRSLVRHPAAAKTQIIAFTISFSALAIVTLLRTDLLATWVAQIPDDAPNYFAINIQPHETEPFLRVLSENGIDAVTLFPVVRGRLTGINGMPARQAVPESAQEDNTLRRELNLTWGDTLPAGNLVTAGTWETDRMDAQMPHVSLESGVAERLHLALGDTLEFTIGHQTVPAIVGSIRSVEWNSFQPNFYVIFPSGTLDTFATAYMTSIYIDPSKRHQVRELLRPFPSVTLFDVNHIVAQVDALLRQTMLVVEAVFLFVLAAGVILLFASILGSSAARLQENALLRSFGASRRYLYATNIGEFGILGFFSGILAALSAEAFTALLYGKLFDLTWSPQWIMWVTLIPAATVIIIGAGFLASYSVLRSNPLDLLRN
- a CDS encoding ABC transporter ATP-binding protein, with translation MSHISLTSAAIACHNVSKTFTGSTETLSILAGVTLEIKQGDTIAITGISGSGKTTLLSILAGLDRPTAGEVWLNSQRIDQLDEEARAAVRRGTVGFIFQSFHLLPHLTALENVLLPLELTAHRNPHEQATEMLRRVGLAKRLHHTPQQLSGGEQQRVAIARAFAIHPAILFADEPTGNLDHDNGHLIADLLFTLNREHATTLVLVTHDLDLAKRCQRHVAMHNGTVQEVV
- a CDS encoding arylesterase, producing MRHGILFFCMILMAFSPALAVATPKPIILVLGDSLSAAYGIRQEEGWVSLLQHRLREQHFPHTVINASISGETTAGGVSRIHDLLAEHAPAVVIVELGGNDGLRGTPLQRIRQNITTIIQASQESGAKAILVGMQIPPSYGMRYTQSFAALYPEVAKRFNALLVQNFLESVGDTPQLMQSDRIHPTADAQPILLEKVWPLLYEAIQ
- a CDS encoding GGDEF domain-containing protein: MSHKFTVPFLHSITVRAVAYLCVCGFTLFSASFFVYLQLQENMTEERLVLHGKSFLDMLLKNTEDSINKGQRNTFQRVIDSFTKVNEIESVAMYGRNGLMNYHSNYVTVGKPFILRDGVLENPNVHLYESTQGRYQRNDWYLRDVHQTPQAREHIAQHNKAGRSCGQCHVLRDTDLRFREHFSYRIEKNQSHFYYELPVMSDCTRCHLNWKNGEIASWIRVTLNNDVIIDQKNENILSILVLSFMVSFPALILVILILHYVIKKPLSRTLQFAIDVANGKARNKLTEDGTNEISRLNQALNQMMMKIDSDFTRIMEAEEKLRMIANTDGLTGIPNRRHFDETLQKECARLARHYGVLSLIMIDIDYFKNFNDAYGHIAGDTCLQQIARILQESVHRAGDVVARYGGEEFACILPETDKTGAMAVATFIQQKIAALAIPHRHSQVADVITVSIGIISIPCHPNLLPGDIIGLADKQLYQAKHKGRNCISAHGER
- a CDS encoding CdaR family protein, with amino-acid sequence MKEFFIDNLLAKVIAVFFAIILWAMVKGSDQGVSTLSIPLTFIDVPAEKSVISSANFVEVRLAGPRSLLSSNVLRQSRVEISVANAPLSQEQNITIEPSMVRVPFGLEVQSIRPSILEYRIEKVVAVLATITPTLIGTLSEEFDLERVTIKPQEITLAVPATEVANYKVVKTTPIDISTLKDSAVISTSIMIPSSISFSEQEITVAIDIKEKSLQRTLTQVPVITEKAFLPSPPFIKVTVEGRHSVVSAINPFALEAKVDTSGTVESIRGLENISAKIIAIEPRQIVLIDNESE